One genomic segment of [Phormidium] sp. ETS-05 includes these proteins:
- a CDS encoding nuclear transport factor 2 family protein — protein MEEEMNTGTARTPEEQQNINLVLNFFRAIETGQDAAYIDANFTDDVKFFIVTQRADYNDEGKNHEPNLINPAILPFVGKEGAKTFTGGLPQFRQVRRFNVSEIVADGNQVALFGDYVHVSTTTGNLVVTPFLLQVDVEDGKISRYHIREDSWASIAGERTGGNWAGQFGGADDPIINNIIFGGINEDSLVGGDGADLIYGYQKADTINGGAGNDEIWPGSSNDLVTGGGGSDKFVLVGGEGTNTITDFEDGVDFIGLGRKTDYVIGDTVTLQTTDLNFGDLTIGANGSDATVTVTATGELLAVIQGAAASIDQSDFVKMPTGPQLESLPAAGDPTQQADPTADEALNLQVVQGFFQSVQNGTYSQYIPANFTTDAEYTIVRPDYDYSETTLYHERQRILPWTTVHTGPAEIDAFIKQLTTEFTIRAFNVDSTLVEGNTVVTFGDFVYEDNRTGSLANNAPFAAKLELENGKIDSYYFFEDTYAVATALRDSGSWERFGQELIFGSSAAESLVGTDGSEVIYGYQGNDTLDGGAGNDSLWGGAGTDMLMGSDGTDSLYGNVGVDMLQGGAGNDWLNGNQDNDTVDGGEGNDTIYGGKATDMMMGGVGDDWLSGNLGTDMVDGGEGNDILYGGKENDTLTGGNGDDRLWGDLADDMLSGGAGVDTFVFGPDTGTDVVMDYADGEDKIALTGGLTFAQLSLTQGAQGTEIRVGDQLMATLMNVQVTALAADDFTAIA, from the coding sequence ATGGAAGAAGAAATGAATACAGGAACGGCCCGCACCCCAGAAGAACAGCAAAATATTAATTTAGTCCTAAACTTTTTCAGAGCCATAGAAACTGGGCAAGACGCTGCTTATATTGACGCCAATTTCACCGATGATGTGAAATTCTTCATCGTCACCCAGCGGGCAGATTACAATGATGAAGGCAAAAACCACGAGCCGAATCTGATTAACCCAGCTATATTACCTTTCGTCGGGAAAGAAGGGGCAAAAACTTTCACTGGTGGTTTACCCCAATTTCGACAAGTCCGGCGCTTTAATGTTTCCGAGATAGTGGCTGATGGCAATCAAGTGGCTCTATTCGGTGATTACGTCCACGTCAGCACCACTACTGGCAATTTAGTGGTAACGCCATTTCTGCTGCAAGTAGATGTGGAAGATGGCAAAATTTCCCGCTACCACATCCGGGAAGATAGCTGGGCGAGCATTGCCGGTGAACGCACCGGGGGTAACTGGGCAGGGCAATTTGGCGGTGCCGATGACCCCATCATAAATAATATCATCTTTGGCGGGATTAATGAGGATAGTTTAGTTGGTGGTGATGGAGCCGACCTGATATATGGTTATCAGAAAGCCGACACCATTAATGGCGGCGCCGGTAATGATGAAATTTGGCCTGGTAGCAGTAATGATTTGGTGACAGGCGGCGGTGGTAGCGATAAGTTTGTCCTCGTGGGTGGGGAAGGAACTAATACTATTACCGATTTCGAGGACGGAGTAGATTTCATCGGGTTGGGACGCAAGACTGATTATGTAATTGGTGATACAGTCACACTGCAAACCACGGATTTAAATTTCGGTGATTTGACGATCGGCGCCAACGGTTCCGATGCCACAGTGACAGTGACAGCCACCGGAGAATTACTGGCAGTAATTCAGGGAGCAGCGGCGTCTATTGACCAATCAGATTTTGTCAAAATGCCCACGGGGCCGCAGCTAGAGTCACTCCCAGCTGCAGGCGACCCCACCCAGCAGGCAGACCCAACTGCTGACGAGGCGCTCAATTTACAAGTGGTGCAAGGCTTTTTCCAGTCCGTCCAAAACGGTACTTATAGTCAATATATCCCGGCAAATTTCACTACGGATGCAGAATACACCATAGTGCGCCCGGATTATGACTATTCAGAAACTACGCTTTACCACGAGCGGCAGCGGATTCTGCCTTGGACAACGGTGCATACTGGCCCTGCCGAAATTGATGCTTTTATTAAACAGCTAACCACTGAGTTTACGATTCGGGCATTCAATGTCGATAGTACCTTAGTGGAAGGCAACACAGTGGTGACGTTCGGGGATTTTGTTTATGAAGATAACCGAACGGGAAGTCTTGCCAATAATGCGCCGTTTGCGGCGAAACTGGAGTTGGAGAATGGTAAGATAGATTCTTACTATTTCTTTGAGGATACTTATGCCGTTGCCACGGCGCTCCGGGATTCAGGAAGCTGGGAGCGGTTTGGGCAAGAACTGATTTTTGGCAGTAGTGCGGCAGAGAGTTTGGTCGGGACCGATGGCTCGGAGGTTATCTACGGCTACCAAGGCAATGATACCCTCGATGGCGGTGCCGGTAATGACAGCCTCTGGGGCGGCGCTGGCACAGATATGCTGATGGGCAGTGATGGCACTGACTCCCTCTATGGCAATGTGGGCGTAGATATGCTGCAGGGGGGAGCGGGAAATGACTGGCTCAATGGCAACCAGGATAACGATACGGTAGATGGTGGGGAAGGCAATGATACCATCTACGGCGGTAAAGCCACGGATATGATGATGGGTGGCGTCGGTGATGACTGGTTGTCTGGGAACCTGGGCACAGATATGGTGGATGGAGGTGAAGGTAACGATATCCTCTACGGCGGCAAGGAAAATGATACCCTCACTGGTGGCAATGGGGACGATCGGCTCTGGGGTGACTTGGCAGATGATATGCTCAGTGGCGGCGCGGGGGTGGATACCTTCGTTTTCGGTCCTGACACTGGCACGGATGTGGTGATGGACTACGCCGATGGCGAGGACAAAATTGCCCTCACTGGCGGGTTAACCTTCGCCCAGCTTAGTCTCACCCAAGGGGCGCAAGGCACGGAAATCCGCGTAGGAGACCAGTTAATGGCTACCCTGATGAATGTGCAAGTTACGGCTTTAGCCGCAGATGATTTTACGGCGATCGCTTGA
- a CDS encoding NAD(P)-binding domain-containing protein — protein sequence MKIGILGAGNIGGTLGKLWAKRGHEVYFGVRDVNSEKTQALLAESGPNAKAGSIEEAAAWGM from the coding sequence ATGAAAATAGGAATTTTAGGCGCAGGCAATATCGGCGGTACTTTAGGCAAACTCTGGGCAAAACGGGGACACGAAGTTTACTTCGGCGTCCGAGATGTGAACAGTGAAAAAACCCAAGCCTTACTAGCGGAAAGCGGACCGAATGCAAAAGCAGGCAGCATTGAGGAGGCGGCGGCTTGGGGGATGTAG
- a CDS encoding XdhC family protein → MKDLLDGIEKWLNQGHAVAIATLVNVKGSSPREVGAAMAVNDAGEVLGSISGGCVEGALVDEALDAIAQSKPRLISYGIADDEGFSVGLTCGGTIYVFVTPLWGDGETGRLSPLSLLSPSPPGRGVGGEGFSACEGFSACEGFSGETGRRGAGEMFDAIRNSSQNPVAICTAVAGPYIGAQMVVWEGGNVFGSIGDEELDRVVIRDARGELAQGQKQLRYYSLIEGSGYCAIPAPPENENGEPEINTAVFIDSFAPPPHLIIFGAVDFTRSLCQLGKMLGYQVTVCDARSRFATKERFPEADEVVAEWPQKYLEKTQVSERTVIAVLTHDPKFDVPALVTAVKTNAGYIGAMGSRRTTSDRRRRLQQAGLTDREINRISAPIGLDIGATTPAETAVSIMAEVIAMRTGRQGERLAHSQNAIHPILGDGGTG, encoded by the coding sequence ATGAAAGATTTGCTTGATGGCATAGAAAAATGGCTTAACCAAGGTCATGCTGTGGCGATCGCTACTTTGGTGAACGTCAAGGGATCTTCGCCTCGGGAAGTGGGAGCGGCGATGGCGGTGAATGACGCTGGAGAGGTGTTGGGTTCTATTAGCGGCGGTTGCGTGGAGGGGGCCTTGGTAGATGAGGCATTAGACGCGATCGCCCAGAGCAAACCCCGTCTCATCTCCTACGGTATCGCCGACGATGAAGGCTTTTCCGTTGGTCTCACCTGTGGCGGTACTATTTATGTCTTTGTTACCCCCCTCTGGGGAGACGGGGAGACGGGGAGACTTTCCCCCCTCTCCCTCCTTTCCCCCTCTCCCCCTGGGAGAGGGGTCGGGGGTGAGGGCTTTAGCGCTTGTGAGGGCTTTAGCGCTTGTGAGGGCTTTAGCGGGGAGACGGGGAGACGGGGAGCAGGGGAGATGTTCGATGCTATCCGCAACTCTTCCCAAAACCCGGTTGCTATCTGCACTGCTGTAGCTGGACCCTATATCGGAGCCCAAATGGTGGTGTGGGAGGGGGGAAATGTTTTCGGTAGTATTGGGGATGAAGAACTCGATCGGGTGGTCATCCGCGATGCCAGAGGTGAACTGGCACAAGGCCAAAAACAACTCCGCTACTACTCCCTCATCGAAGGTTCCGGTTACTGTGCCATACCTGCTCCCCCAGAGAATGAGAACGGCGAGCCAGAAATTAATACTGCCGTCTTTATCGACAGTTTTGCCCCACCGCCACATCTAATCATATTTGGCGCGGTGGACTTTACCCGCAGCTTATGCCAGTTGGGCAAAATGTTGGGCTACCAGGTCACTGTTTGCGATGCTCGCTCCCGGTTTGCAACTAAAGAACGGTTCCCAGAAGCTGATGAGGTAGTAGCCGAATGGCCACAAAAATATTTGGAAAAAACCCAGGTTTCTGAGCGGACCGTTATCGCCGTGTTGACCCATGACCCAAAATTTGATGTGCCAGCTCTGGTGACTGCAGTAAAAACCAATGCTGGGTATATTGGGGCGATGGGTAGCCGTCGGACTACGAGCGATCGGCGTCGCCGTCTGCAACAAGCCGGACTCACCGACAGGGAAATTAACCGCATATCTGCCCCGATCGGTCTCGACATCGGCGCCACCACCCCCGCCGAAACCGCAGTATCCATTATGGCCGAAGTCATCGCCATGCGCACCGGACGCCAGGGAGAAAGACTAGCCCACAGTCAAAACGCCATTCACCCCATACTGGGTGATGGGGGGACGGGGTGA
- a CDS encoding xanthine dehydrogenase family protein subunit M has protein sequence MIPVQFDYAAPESLEAAVKLLQENQTAQVLAGGYSVIQELKQGGSRPSLVVDLRKISGLKGITKAADGSIRIGAMTTYDQAATAADLQTYGAFSTAVGSIGDQQVRNWNAVGDATAYRDLACDLAAAALALEAKFSLTGPGGTRVLTADEFLVAPLGTALAPGEIVSAIILPPLAGRSSSAYQRFIHPASRYTICGIAAAVSLGPDGNVSSCRVAFASARSTVVLLPAAGAALTGKAPTPENIAAAAKAAGDSAVSEAATGDNLSRLMAQYAGSEYRAHLRSVLTERALTQAVAGL, from the coding sequence ATGATACCGGTTCAATTTGACTACGCAGCTCCCGAAAGCCTGGAAGCCGCAGTAAAGCTGCTCCAAGAAAATCAAACCGCCCAAGTTCTCGCAGGCGGCTACAGTGTCATTCAAGAACTCAAACAAGGCGGCTCTCGCCCCTCCCTGGTGGTGGACCTGCGGAAAATTTCCGGCTTAAAAGGCATCACCAAAGCCGCCGATGGCAGTATCCGCATCGGCGCCATGACCACTTATGACCAAGCCGCTACCGCCGCTGACTTGCAGACATATGGAGCTTTTAGCACTGCTGTGGGGAGCATCGGCGACCAGCAAGTACGCAACTGGAACGCTGTAGGTGACGCCACCGCCTATCGGGACCTAGCTTGTGACCTCGCCGCCGCCGCTTTAGCCCTAGAGGCAAAATTTTCCCTGACCGGTCCGGGAGGCACCCGGGTGCTGACTGCCGATGAATTTCTGGTAGCCCCCCTAGGCACGGCTCTAGCTCCAGGAGAAATAGTCAGCGCGATTATTTTACCCCCACTGGCTGGTCGCAGCAGCTCCGCCTACCAGCGGTTTATCCACCCCGCCAGTCGCTATACCATTTGTGGCATCGCGGCTGCTGTCAGCTTAGGTCCTGATGGCAACGTCAGCAGTTGCCGTGTGGCTTTTGCTAGCGCCAGAAGCACTGTGGTGCTACTGCCCGCAGCGGGTGCGGCCCTCACGGGCAAAGCGCCCACCCCAGAAAACATCGCGGCGGCGGCTAAAGCTGCTGGTGATAGCGCGGTGTCTGAGGCGGCGACTGGCGATAACCTCAGCCGCTTGATGGCACAATATGCCGGGTCTGAGTATCGCGCCCACCTGCGGAGCGTTCTGACAGAACGGGCTCTGACTCAGGCTGTGGCTGGTTTGTAG
- a CDS encoding NADPH-dependent F420 reductase, producing the protein MGDVVLLAIHWRNVPEVLTQVSGVLGGKVLIDATNRMIPPPPDTTGSAAGDIAKEVPGAKVVKSFSTLGANNLTRLEFGNENASNFICGDDAEAKALVVELSEAVGFDAVDCGPLSVAPLIESLTKLWVQISRNYSREIAFKLLRR; encoded by the coding sequence TTGGGGGATGTAGTATTGCTCGCCATACATTGGCGTAACGTCCCAGAAGTTTTGACACAAGTGAGCGGCGTACTCGGGGGAAAAGTCCTCATCGACGCCACAAACCGGATGATTCCCCCGCCACCGGATACCACCGGGTCCGCTGCAGGGGATATTGCCAAAGAGGTTCCTGGAGCCAAAGTAGTGAAATCTTTCAGCACTTTGGGGGCAAATAACCTGACTCGACTGGAGTTTGGCAATGAAAATGCCAGTAATTTTATCTGCGGTGACGATGCAGAGGCGAAGGCGTTGGTAGTGGAGCTATCCGAGGCGGTAGGTTTTGACGCCGTGGACTGCGGACCCCTCAGCGTCGCCCCCTTAATTGAGTCTCTGACTAAGTTATGGGTACAGATATCCCGCAATTACAGCCGGGAAATTGCCTTTAAGCTGCTGCGGCGTTAA
- a CDS encoding xanthine dehydrogenase family protein molybdopterin-binding subunit has protein sequence MSQILGTPVKRREDPELLRGEGKFIADINLPEMLHVAFLHSTEAHALIKGIDTSAAQAMPGVVRVITGADTSSIMPLVVIMNPGGQEAKFPPHPYGLPGAQTVLATNKVRYVGDFVAAVVAETREQAYNALAGIKVDYEPLPVVVDAEEAVKPGAPQLHDTVPGNLNQYFSCGDKEAAQKAIDSAEVVIKQRIRVPRVMANPTETRGTIASYEADTGEYTMWTNTQIPHGNRFLLSQLVLGIPFNKIRVIVPETGGSYGSKGYLYQETAIMLFLAKLIGRPVKWIDTRQGLARTTVHARDHIEYVTLAGNRDGKITALYCTNYANLGAYPATNGPGAPTSLTGRSVTGAYAIPNPFYEAYCAFTNTVQTGPIRGAGRAEAHLVIERMVDLFAAELGMDPAEVRRKNLVKPEQFPYPNGLGWVYDTGNYEVALDKALAMADYANLAAKKAEAKQRGKLLGMGIASYTAIAGVGPSAFMGNYIGLNGSTWGSTHLRVHPTGDITMIIGTQPHGQSHVTTFSQIVAQELGVELEQIEVLHSDTRGAVYAQGSYGSRSYSVEGATVYKACQQIKEKARRMAAHMLKVPEENIVVEDGKFYAQGAPENAKTIKDIGQALWYAWDLPAGMDPGLEVITFFDPPDFNYPFGTHIAVVEVDEKTGEVEVVRYVGVNDFGNVGNPKVVDGQSHGNVHLGISSALFEEVVYDNNGQILTEDYSTYPIAKASDLPYFELDRTITPTPHNPLGAKGAGDVSTPPVAPAVANAVCNALQEFGVKHIDIPLTPEKIWRAMNQKG, from the coding sequence ATGTCGCAAATTCTAGGAACGCCGGTGAAGCGGCGGGAAGACCCGGAACTGCTGCGAGGGGAAGGCAAGTTTATCGCGGATATCAACCTGCCCGAGATGCTCCATGTGGCATTTCTCCACAGCACCGAAGCCCACGCATTGATTAAAGGTATTGATACCAGTGCAGCTCAGGCAATGCCGGGAGTGGTGCGGGTGATTACCGGTGCCGATACTAGCTCGATTATGCCTCTGGTGGTGATTATGAACCCCGGCGGTCAGGAAGCGAAATTTCCGCCCCACCCTTACGGATTGCCGGGAGCCCAAACGGTCCTGGCCACGAATAAGGTGCGCTACGTGGGAGATTTCGTGGCGGCGGTGGTGGCGGAAACTAGAGAACAAGCATACAATGCCCTGGCAGGGATAAAGGTGGATTATGAACCTTTGCCGGTGGTGGTGGATGCAGAAGAAGCGGTGAAACCGGGAGCCCCGCAGCTACATGACACGGTGCCCGGGAATTTGAATCAGTATTTCTCTTGTGGGGATAAAGAGGCGGCGCAGAAGGCGATCGACTCGGCGGAAGTAGTGATTAAGCAGAGGATTAGAGTGCCTCGAGTCATGGCTAACCCCACGGAAACCCGGGGGACGATCGCCTCCTACGAAGCCGACACCGGGGAATACACCATGTGGACGAATACCCAAATTCCCCACGGCAACCGGTTCCTCCTCTCCCAACTGGTGCTAGGCATCCCCTTCAACAAAATCCGGGTCATAGTCCCCGAAACTGGCGGTAGCTACGGCTCCAAAGGTTATCTCTACCAAGAAACAGCCATCATGCTGTTTTTGGCTAAACTCATAGGTCGTCCCGTGAAGTGGATCGACACCCGCCAGGGACTAGCACGCACCACCGTTCACGCTCGAGACCATATCGAGTATGTCACCCTCGCAGGCAACCGCGACGGCAAAATTACCGCTCTTTACTGCACCAACTACGCCAACTTGGGCGCCTACCCGGCCACCAACGGACCCGGTGCCCCCACCAGCTTAACCGGTCGCAGTGTCACCGGTGCTTATGCCATCCCCAATCCGTTTTATGAGGCTTATTGCGCCTTCACCAACACGGTGCAAACCGGACCAATTCGGGGAGCGGGACGCGCTGAGGCGCATTTAGTCATCGAGCGGATGGTTGACCTGTTTGCCGCCGAACTGGGCATGGACCCAGCAGAAGTGCGGCGGAAAAATCTGGTGAAACCAGAGCAGTTCCCCTATCCCAACGGTTTGGGCTGGGTTTACGATACCGGCAATTATGAAGTGGCTTTAGATAAGGCCCTGGCAATGGCAGATTATGCCAATCTGGCAGCTAAGAAAGCCGAAGCCAAACAGCGGGGCAAACTGCTGGGTATGGGTATCGCTTCTTATACGGCGATCGCCGGTGTCGGACCTTCCGCATTCATGGGTAATTACATCGGTTTGAACGGCAGCACCTGGGGCAGCACCCACCTGCGAGTTCACCCCACCGGCGATATCACCATGATTATCGGCACCCAGCCCCACGGACAGTCCCACGTCACTACATTTTCCCAAATTGTGGCCCAGGAACTAGGAGTGGAATTAGAGCAAATCGAAGTCCTCCACTCCGACACCCGAGGCGCAGTTTACGCCCAAGGTAGTTACGGCTCCCGGTCCTACAGCGTGGAAGGCGCCACCGTGTATAAAGCCTGCCAGCAAATTAAAGAAAAAGCGCGGCGCATGGCAGCACATATGCTGAAAGTGCCGGAAGAAAATATCGTGGTGGAAGATGGCAAGTTTTACGCCCAAGGGGCGCCAGAAAATGCCAAAACCATCAAAGATATTGGACAAGCTCTCTGGTACGCCTGGGATTTACCTGCGGGGATGGATCCCGGTTTAGAAGTGATTACCTTCTTTGACCCCCCAGATTTTAACTATCCCTTCGGCACCCACATCGCTGTAGTGGAAGTAGATGAGAAAACCGGGGAAGTTGAAGTGGTGCGCTATGTAGGCGTGAACGACTTCGGTAATGTGGGCAACCCCAAAGTGGTGGACGGTCAAAGTCACGGGAATGTCCACTTAGGCATCAGCTCGGCGTTGTTTGAAGAGGTGGTTTACGACAACAACGGGCAGATATTGACGGAAGATTACAGCACATATCCGATCGCCAAAGCCTCAGATTTACCCTACTTTGAACTCGATCGCACCATCACCCCCACCCCTCACAACCCCCTCGGCGCCAAAGGAGCAGGCGACGTGAGTACCCCTCCCGTCGCCCCCGCCGTAGCCAACGCCGTATGCAATGCCTTGCAGGAGTTCGGCGTCAAACACATTGACATCCCCCTCACCCCCGAAAAAATCTGGCGGGCCATGAACCAAAAAGGGTAG
- a CDS encoding medium chain dehydrogenase/reductase family protein — protein MTMKYKYALIIAKGDAKNLVIVEDDIPEPAAGQVRVKMQAAGVSAADILMREGIYPVDPPSFPFIPGYDIVGIVDKCGEGATKFQPGQQVAALTKTGAYAEYICIPEDDLVLLPSGVDPVEAVATILNYLTAYQILHRVAQVKQGEKVLIYAAGGGIGTSLIDLGKLVDLEMYGTDAKSKQQVLVDMGVTPIDYQSEDVREKIMSLTGDGVDLALDPIGGENCFRAYSTLREGGKVVSFGVSFGLQGETPTLRDVYIWFNAALSLNLINPTKKVMTYAVSLFKQENHDLYIQDLTAILNLLAEKKIKPVIDRTMPLSEARKAHQLLDNRAVKGKIVLVP, from the coding sequence ATGACAATGAAATACAAATACGCTTTAATTATCGCCAAAGGCGACGCGAAAAACTTAGTCATCGTAGAAGATGACATCCCCGAACCCGCAGCCGGACAAGTGCGAGTAAAAATGCAGGCGGCTGGGGTTTCTGCTGCCGATATTTTGATGCGTGAAGGGATTTATCCCGTTGACCCCCCCTCATTTCCTTTTATTCCCGGTTACGATATTGTGGGCATAGTGGATAAATGCGGTGAAGGAGCAACTAAATTTCAACCCGGCCAGCAAGTGGCAGCATTGACGAAAACGGGAGCATATGCTGAATATATCTGTATTCCCGAAGATGATTTGGTGTTATTGCCCTCTGGGGTTGACCCAGTGGAGGCAGTAGCCACAATTTTAAATTATCTCACCGCTTATCAAATTTTGCACCGAGTTGCGCAGGTAAAACAAGGCGAAAAAGTGTTAATTTACGCCGCTGGGGGAGGAATTGGCACATCATTAATCGACTTGGGCAAACTGGTGGATTTAGAGATGTACGGCACTGATGCTAAGAGTAAACAGCAAGTGCTGGTGGATATGGGAGTAACACCGATCGACTATCAGAGCGAAGATGTGCGGGAAAAGATAATGAGTTTGACGGGGGATGGAGTTGACCTGGCTCTCGACCCGATCGGCGGCGAAAACTGCTTCCGCGCCTATTCCACCCTCCGAGAAGGCGGCAAAGTTGTCAGCTTCGGCGTTTCTTTCGGTCTCCAAGGCGAAACCCCCACCTTGCGCGATGTATATATCTGGTTTAATGCGGCATTATCTTTGAATTTGATTAATCCCACCAAAAAAGTAATGACTTATGCCGTATCTCTGTTCAAGCAAGAAAATCATGATTTATACATTCAAGATTTAACCGCCATCTTGAATCTTTTAGCAGAGAAGAAAATCAAACCAGTAATCGATCGCACCATGCCCCTATCAGAAGCCCGCAAAGCTCACCAACTGCTGGATAACAGGGCAGTCAAAGGAAAAATTGTTTTAGTACCTTGA
- a CDS encoding NTP transferase domain-containing protein, producing MTATQYLSRVGKVAVAILAAGRGSRMGGETPKPLVKLQNQTLLQYALTAAINSGLSPVLLVVGYEGETVAAAAPPGVTIIHNPHWQQGIATSLHRAIRHLQNDNSVTALCIGLADQPFIGAQSYQKLQAAYLETSNQHPALFVATYAKARRNPVLIPRSLWPLALELQGDEGARQLMKTYPVVEVDCDETGDPFDIDTPANLVVVGRLQL from the coding sequence ATGACAGCAACACAATATCTATCTAGAGTAGGCAAAGTAGCCGTAGCCATTCTGGCAGCCGGTCGCGGCTCCCGTATGGGTGGGGAAACCCCCAAACCCCTAGTCAAACTCCAAAACCAAACCCTTCTTCAATACGCCCTCACCGCCGCCATTAACAGCGGTCTCTCCCCAGTCTTGCTCGTAGTCGGTTATGAAGGCGAAACCGTCGCCGCCGCCGCCCCACCGGGTGTCACCATCATCCATAACCCCCACTGGCAGCAAGGAATAGCCACCAGTCTCCACAGGGCTATTAGGCATCTGCAAAACGATAACTCTGTAACTGCTCTCTGTATCGGTCTGGCGGACCAACCCTTTATCGGTGCCCAGAGTTATCAAAAACTGCAAGCCGCCTACCTTGAAACATCAAACCAACATCCGGCCCTATTCGTGGCCACCTACGCCAAAGCTCGACGTAACCCGGTTCTTATCCCCCGTTCTCTTTGGCCGCTTGCGTTAGAATTGCAAGGAGACGAAGGCGCTCGCCAGTTAATGAAAACTTACCCCGTGGTAGAAGTGGACTGCGACGAAACCGGCGACCCCTTTGATATCGATACTCCCGCTAATTTGGTAGTGGTAGGAAGATTACAACTTTAG